The Apium graveolens cultivar Ventura chromosome 11, ASM990537v1, whole genome shotgun sequence genome has a window encoding:
- the LOC141695462 gene encoding uncharacterized protein LOC141695462, translating into MARRVSKCIVVLQNQPQTSIGETPFNLAYGIEEMLPIDVGSLSHRAINFDEIANEEGLRTNIDLIDEVRDQVVEKMEKYKGKKEHFSKKSRVKNFQVGNRVLRDTKTSNPTKNGKLISKWEGPYNLKEFLRPGTYKLMNMDDSKVPNTGHRLRLIKIY; encoded by the coding sequence ATGGCCAGAAGAGTTTCCAAGTGTATTGTGGTCCTACAGAACCAACCCCAGACAAGCATAGGAGAAACTCCTTTCAATCTGGCTTATGGTATAGAGGAAATGCTGCCGATCGATGTGGGATCCCTTTCTcacagagcaataaactttgaTGAAATAGCTAACGAAGAAGGACTCAGAACAAATAtagatctaattgatgaagttcGGGACCAAGTTGTGGAAAAAATGGAGAAATATAAGGGAAAAAaagagcacttcagcaagaagtccagggtcaaaaacttccaagttggaAACCGAGTACTTCGAGACACAAAAACCTCAAATCCTACCAAAAATGGAAAGCTAATTTCCAaatgggaagggccatacaatTTGAAAGAGTTCCTAAGACCAGGAACTTACAAGCTAATGAATATGGACGATTCCAAAGTCCCCAACACCGGGCACAGACTCAGGCTAATAAAGATTTACTAG